Genomic window (Persephonella hydrogeniphila):
TTCTTTATTTTTCTTTTAGTCCACAGGTAATAGAAACACCAACTTCTGATAAGATCAACCATTTTGTTGCTTTTTTTGTTTTTTCTATACTTGTTAAAGAAGCTTACAGAACAACATACTGGGGTTCTTTCTTTTATTCTTTGTTTTTCAGTGTATTTATAGAGGTAGTTCAGTACTTTCTTCCTTACAGACAGGCTGAGTACGGTGATTTCTCGGCAGATCTTCTTGGTATCACATCCGGTCTTTTTATGTATTTTGTTATAAAACTTACCTATCTGGAACTTAAACATAAAGAGTGATATATTATAATTTTGGAAAATTTAAATCGGAGGAAAAGTTTTGAGCAGAAGACCGCTTATAGAACAGGCTCTTAAAAGGGT
Coding sequences:
- a CDS encoding VanZ family protein, with amino-acid sequence MKERTLKIIFWVYTLFILYFSFSPQVIETPTSDKINHFVAFFVFSILVKEAYRTTYWGSFFYSLFFSVFIEVVQYFLPYRQAEYGDFSADLLGITSGLFMYFVIKLTYLELKHKE